A single Corticium candelabrum chromosome 12, ooCorCand1.1, whole genome shotgun sequence DNA region contains:
- the LOC134188141 gene encoding uncharacterized protein LOC134188141: protein MDVSDGSRSRGDPGLVTGRRTRKQKEITDCILTETTGQRLTDYFTNDQDPLDDVARTKIHLRRKLFLPVIDQMLQELESRFSNDGRSLMKSIQACSPQSRNFLQADAINALVVHYDINREEIGYETHQARKFLNASMCEMKSIADVIRVLTPVKAAFPHLISALQIALTVGVTSASCERTFSSLKRLKTYTRQSMLQSRMNSLAILTIEKDVVETLDLERVVTKFASLEFGRCRRLSLVSKSTKF from the coding sequence ATGGATGTTTCTGATGGATCACGCAGTCGTGGTGATCCTGGACTTGTTACCGGTCGTCGCACTCGGAAACAAAAGGAAATTACTGATTGCATTTTAACAGAGACTACTGGGCAGCGATTAACTGATTATTTCACCAACGATCAAGATCCCCTGGATGACGTGGCAAGAACGAAAATTCATTTACGACGAAAGCTTTTCTTACCGGTGATAGACCAAATGCTGCAGGAACTGGAATCAAGATTCAGCAACGATGGACGATCCCTTATGAAGTCAATTCAGGCTTGTAGTCCACAGTCCCGAAACTTCCTTCAAGCAGACGCCATTAATGCCTTAGTGGTACATTACGACATAAACCGTGAGGAAATTGGTTATGAAACTCATCAGGCAAGAAAATTTCTTAATGCATCTATGTGTGAAATGAAGTCTATCGCCGACGTCATTAGAGTTCTTACGCCGGTCAAAGCAGCTTTTCCGCATCTTATATCTGCTTTGCAGATAGCGTTGACTGTTGGGGTGACATCTGCCTCATGTGAGAGAACTTTCTCAAGTTTGAAGAGGCTGAAGACTTACACGAGACAATCGATGCTGCAAAGCCGAATGAACAGTCTAGCGATTTTGACCATAGAGAAAGATGTAGTTGAAACGTTAGATTTAGAGAGGGTAGTTACGAAATTTGCAAGTTTAGAATTTGGAAGATGCCGAAGATTAAGTCTAGTTAGCAAAAGCACAAAATTTTAG
- the LOC134187726 gene encoding zinc finger MYM-type protein 1-like, with protein sequence MAEWHERRLDDCNRKRRRVEDFFAEEDERVVLSNRHYLKCLAEVILLCAKQNLALRGHDESEESSNPGNFLAVFELLARHDHELFKRIETLPGNVSYKSPEIQNALIQLMADMVREKICSEVQRSGYFCLICDESKDVAKNEQLAVVLRYVLDGTVHERFISFTPLGNLAADGIAEEICQVLTRNKLKLQNCIAQTYDGASVMSGKHTGVQKRIRDIAPKAVYTHCYAHRLNLDVVDSVKSVSSASVFFDVLQRLYVFVSSSAVHPIFLEAQKRHYPQRCESVTLKRLSDTRWTCRIDSIRAMLKSFTAVVDALSSLTNASNSERAILAAGLLSRVKSLEFTSNLVIFEKLLTITKNLSD encoded by the coding sequence ATGGCAGAATGGCATGAGCGGCGACTGGATGACTGTAACAGAAAGCGTCGACGAGTTGAAGACTTCTTTGCAGAAGAAGATGAACGCGTTGTTCTTTCTAACAGACACTATTTAAAATGTCTGGCGGAGGTTATCCTCTTGTGTGCTAAACAGAATCTTGCACTTCGTGGGCACGATGAATCGGAGGAGTCATCGAATCCAGGCAATTTTTTGGCTGTATTTGAGCTTCTTGCAAGGCATGATCACGAATTGTTCAAACGAATTGAAACGCTCCCCGGTAACGTAAGTTATAAGTCTCCAGAGATTCAAAACGCTTTGATCCAGTTGATGGCTGATATGGTACGAGAGAAAATATGCAGTGAAGTACAAAGGAGTGGCTATTTTTGTCTTATTTGCGACGAAAGTAAAGATGTAGCAAAGAATGAACAGCTTGCAGTTGTTCTGCGCTATGTTCTAGACGGGACTGTTCATGAGCGGTTTATATCTTTCACACCTCTTGGCAACCTTGCAGCAGACGGGATAGCAGAGGAGATCTGTCAAGTGTTGACAAGGAACAAACTTAAATTGCAGAACTGCATTGCTCAAACCTACGATGGTGCTAGTGTCATGAGCGGAAAGCACACCGGCGTTCAGAAGAGAATCAGAGACATTGCTCCGAAAGCCGTCTACACGCATTGCTACGCACATAGGCTGAACCTTGATGTCGTTGATTCTGTAAAGTCCGTTTCCTCGGCGAGTGTGTTCTTTGACGTCCTTCAGAGGCTGTACGTCTTTGTTTCATCTTCTGCTGTTCACCCAATTTTCTTAGAAGCTCAAAAACGTCACTATCCGCAACGTTGTGAGAGCGTCACGCTGAAGAGACTTTCAGACACACGATGGACCTGTCGAATAGACTCTATACGAGCAATGCTTAAATCCTTTACAGCAGTAGTCGATGCCTTATCCTCTTTGACAAATGCTAGCAACAGCGAAAGAGCCATTTTAGCTGCAGGTCTATTGTCACGAGTGAAATCGTTAGAGTTTACTTCAAACTTGGTTATTTTCGAAAAGCTGCTGACTATTACAAAAAATCTGTCCGATTAG
- the LOC134187727 gene encoding uncharacterized protein LOC134187727, which translates to MWGMDFVGPLPLSSGRNRYLLVVSDYFTKWAEAIPLPDQMASTTARALVNTEILRFGMPMTIYSDQKIYFESTKNNDPYHPQGDGLVERLNRTLINALSKQVRLPVEASISSLPEIELATNYAKKLAETMAQTKQIFDQEITASQARQQTGYNRHHATKSHDKKFYQGEVAKNRHSEDQDLTLEEPVQPFNDRNVKIRNKITRSTPKKNRRVSMEEEQVYAEEVYQIPVQPPVQPLQQLAEGRPRRQVMLPRRLADFDLT; encoded by the exons ATGTGGGGAATGGACTTTGTTGGCCCACTTCCCTTGTCGTCAGGAAGAAATCGGTATCTCCTTGTAGTCAGCGATTATTTCACAAAATGGGCAGAGGCGATTCCTCTCCCTGACCAGATGGCGTCGACAACTGCACGAGCGTTAGTCAATACGGAAATATTGAGATTTGGAATGCCGATGACTATCTATAGCGATCAAAAAATATATTTTGAAAGTACGAAGAACAACGACCCTTACCATCCACAAGGAGATGGGTTGGTGGAAAGGCTCAATCGAACATTGATTAATGCTTTGTCGAA GCAAGTTCGATTACCGGTGGAAGCCAGTATTTCCTCTTTGCCAGAGATAGAATTAGCAACTAATTACGCAAAGAAGTTAGCTGAAACAATGGCACAGACTAAACAAATTTTTGACCAGGAGATCACAGCGTCTCAAGCTCGACAACAGACAGGCTACAATCGTCACCACGCAACAAAAAGTCATG ACAAAAAATTTTATCAAGGAGAGGTAGCCAAGAATAGACATTCTGAAGATCAAGATCTGACGTTAGAAGAACCTGTGCAGCCGTTCAACGACAGGAATGTGAAAATTCGTAACAAGATCACAAGATCCACACCTAAGAAAAACAGAAGAGTATCAATGGAAGAAGAACAAGTGTATGCTGAAGAAGTTTACCAAATTCCTGTACAACCCCCAGTACAGCCACTTCAACAGCTTGCAGAAGGACGCCCAAGGAGACAAGTAATGTTACCCAGACGATTGGCGGACTTTGATTTGACTTGA
- the LOC134187805 gene encoding uncharacterized protein LOC134187805: protein MTLRSHQTKLLRSTRKIFQFTLTEMTPLCSPPSLQQHFLPSPSTPHSAMPHPHSTTPPPVLPPSSPSCLPSSSLSASRRYRQPRQRPRIATRRPQQQSSSDSDPEPAQYLDRRSDPLNIQKLSEYPPIDTYQLNLPSFLPSRQPGFYFPPTYPTDAIGVFKLFFIDEMLETIRINSNINGEDSCKKTYCGKSGGRRGKGSFRSLTLAEMNSFIGLMIYMGLVKNVPELSEYWSTTFPFHGLWARRFMTRNRFVAILSVLQMENPRTDKDRGTDPLRKVRGLIEAMPLNCIKYGQPHARVSLHERMVKAKGCFGFRQYINNKPVKWGEVVLGMLFHLRLHIQLRDTHGQRATNIGCGEDSSNNISCNNNNCSNNISCNHITIGWLGSEMTEDDTSTSG from the exons CTCACCAGACGAAGCTGCTACGCTCCACGAGGAAGATCTTCCAGTTCACGTTGACAGAGATGACGCCACTCTGTAG CCCTCCTTCACTTCAACAGCATTTTTTGCCATCTCCATCTACTCCTCACTCTGCTATGCCACATCCTCACTCTACTACACCACCTCCAGTTCTACCACCTTCCAGCCCATCTTGTCTTCCTTCGTCATCGTTGTCAGCGTCTCGTCGTTATCGTCAGCCACGTCAACGGCCAAGGATAGCCACTCGTCGGCCTCAACAACAGTCGTCGTCTGATTCCGACCCTGAGCCAGCCCAATACCTTGATCGCCGCTCCGATCCACTGAACATCCAGAAGTTGTCTGAGTATCCACCTATTGATACTTATCAATTAAATTTACCATCATTTCTACCATCGAGACAACCTGGATTCTACTTTCCTCCAACATATCCAACTGACGCCATCGgagtcttcaaactgttctTCATCGATGAAATGCTGGAGACCATCAGAAT aaacagcaacatcaacggTGAAGACAGTTGCAAAAAGACTTACTGTGGAAAATCAGGAGGGCGCCGAGGGAAGGGGAGTTTTCGTTCATTGACGCTTGCGGAGATGAACTCATTCATAGGGCTCATGATATACATGGGACTTGTAAAGAAT GTTCCTGAGCTCTCTGAATACTGGTCCACAACCTTTCCATTTCACGGATTGTGGGCCAGACGGTTCATGACACGCAATCGTTTTGTCGCTATACTGTCGGTCCTGCAGATGGAGAATCCTCGCACTGACAAGGATCGAGGGACTGACCCTTTGAGAAAAGTTAGAGGCCTCATTGAGGCCATGCCCCTCAACTGCATCAAATATGGTCAGCCCCATGCCCGTGTCTCACTTCACGAGCGAATGGTCAAAGCAAAAGGTTGTTTTGGCTTTAG gcaatacataaacaacaaaccCGTCAAGTGGGGTGAAGTTGTATTGGGTATGCTATTCCATCTCCGGCTACACATACAACTTCGAGATACACACGGGCAAAGAGCGACAAACATCGGATGCGGCGAggacagcagcaacaacatcagctgcaacaacaacaactgcagcaacaacatcagctGCAACCACATCACGATCGGCTGGCTCGGCTCGGAAATGACAGAAGACGACACGTCAACCAGCGGATGA